The Burkholderiales bacterium JOSHI_001 genomic sequence CACCGCCTGCGGGTCGGGCACGTCGCGCAGCACGTAGCCACCACGCTGCGCTGCGCTGCGCTGGTCGGCGCTCGCCAGCGCGGGCAGGGCCTGGCGCGACAGGATCAGGGCGCTGGGGCCGTTGCGGCGCTGCAGGCTTTCGGTCCAGGCGACCGCGGTTTCCAGGGTGTCGGCCGGGCGCCAGACGTCCAGATGGGGGATCAGGCGCAGGCTGGCCACATGCTCCACCGGCTGGTGGGTGGGGCCGTCTTCGCCCAGGCCGATGCTGTCGTGCGTGAACACATGCACCACGCGCAGGTGCATCAGCGCCGCCATGCGGATGGCGTTGCGGCTGTAGTCGCTGAAGGTGAGGAAGGTGCCGCCGAAGGGGATGAAGCCGCCGTGCAGGGCGATGCCGTTCATCACTGCGGCCATGCCGAATTCGCGCACGCCGTAGCTGAGGTAGTTGCCGCTGCGGCGCGGGCCGGCCTTGGTGTGGCCCTTGAAGTCGGTGAGGTTGCTGCCGGTCAGGTCGGCACTGCCGCCCAGCAGTTCGGGCCACAGCGGCGCCAGGGTGTCCAGCGCCAGCTGCGAAGCGCGGCGCGTGGCCACGGGCTTGCTGGCCGCTTCGGTCAGGGCCACGATGGCGCGGTCGGCATCGGCCGCGCAGCCGGCCGGCAGGTTGCCCGCCATGCAGCGCTGGAACTCGGCCGCCGGTGCCGGGAAGGCCTGGGCATAGGCCGCGAAGCGCAGCTGCCAGGCCTGCTGCTGGGCCGCGCCGCGTTCGCGCGCGTCCCAGGCCTGGCGCAGCGCCACCGGCATGTCGAAGGGCGCGTGCGGCCAGTCCAGGCGGGCGCGCAGCGCGGTGGTGCCTTCCGGCCCCAGGGGCGCGCCGTGCACGTCGGCCGTGCCTTCCAGCGCCCCGGCGCCGCGGCCGATGGTGGTCCTGCAGACGATCAGCGTGGGTTGGGATTCACCGCGCTGGGCGGCGTCGCTGGCCTGGGCCAGCGCGGCGTCCAGGGCCGCGAAGTCGTGGCCATCCAACGGCCCGATGACCGTCCAGCCACAGGCGCGGAAGCGCGCCGGCGTGTCGTCGGCGAACCACTCGCCCACCTCACCGTCGATGCTGATGCCGTTGTCGTCGTACAGCGCCACCAGCTTGCCCAAGCCCAGCGTGCCCGCCAGGGAGATGGCCTCCTGGCTGATGCCCTCCATCAGGCAGCCGTCGCCCAGGAAGACAAAGGTCTTGTGGTCCACGATGACATGGCCGTCGCGGTTGAAGCGCGCGGCCAGTTCACGTTCGGCCAGCGCCATGCCCACGGCATTGGCCAGGCCCTGGCCCAGCGGCCCGGTGGTGGTTTCCACGCCGGGCGTGAGGCCCACTTCGGGGTGGCCGGGGGTCTTGCTGCCCAGTTGGCGGAAGCGCTGGAGTTCGCTCACCGGGAGGTCGTAGCCGCTCAGGTGCAGCAGTGAATACAAAAGGGCCGAGGCATGGCCATTGGACAGCACAAAGCGATCACGGTCAGGCCAGGTGGGGTCGGCCGGGTTGTGGCGCAGCACATGGCCCCACAGCGCGGTGGCCATCTCGGCCATGCCCAGCGGGGCGCCGGGGTGGCCGCTCTTGGCGGCTTCCACCATGTCCACGCTCAGCACGCGCAGCGCGTCGGCCATCTGGCGCCGCAGCGGCAGCGAGGGCACCTGGCCCATGGAAGGCAGGGGGGCATTCATTGGGTCTTGTCTCCTGGGTTCTTGTTGTCAGCCGGCGCGGCGTTTCAGGTCCATGAGACGCAAGATCATCGGCGTGAAGATCAGCTGCATCGCCAGGCCCATCTTGCCGCCCGGCACCACGATGTTGTTGGGCCGGCTCATCCAGCTGCCGTCCAGCATGGAGCGCAGGTACTGGAAGTCGATGCCCTTGGGGTTGGTGAAGCGGATCACCACCATGGACTCGTCCGCGCTGGGGATGTCCTTGGCGATGAACGGGTTGCTCGTGTCCACCGTGGGCACGCGCTGGAAGTTCACATGCGTGCGGCTGAACTGCGGGCAGATGTGGTTCACGTAGTCGGGCATGCGGCGCAGGATGGTGTCCACCACCGCGTCCTGGCTGTAGCCGCGCAGGTTCTGGTCGCGGTGCAGTTTCTGGATCCACTCCAGGTTGATGATGGGCACCACGCCCACCAGCAGGTCCACATGGCGGGCCACGTTCACCGCGCCGCCGCCGCCCGCCCCTTCGCCCACCCAGCCGCCGTGCAGGCCTTCGTAGAACAGCAGGTCGCTCTTGGCGTCCATGGGCAACCAGGGCGTGAAGGTGCCGGGGTCGCTGCCCAGGGTCTTGGCTTCTTCGGCGTCGTGCACGTACTTGCGCACCTGGCCCTGGCCGGTTTCGCCATAGGTCTGGAAGGTTTGCGCCAGTTCGGCCAGCAGGTTGCTTTCGGGCCCGAAGTGGCTGATGCGCGGGCCCTCGCCGGCGTCGGCCAGGCGCACCTTCTCGCGCATTTCCATGCGGTTGAAGCGGTGGTAGGAATCGCCTTCGATCACCTGGGCGTTCAGGCCTTCGCGCCGGAAGATGTGCGCGAAGCTCTTCATCACGGTGGTGGTGCCGGCGCCGGACGATCCGGTGATGGCAATGACGGGGTGGCGTGTGCTCATGATCGAACCCGTTTTCAGACCAGTTCCTGGGCGCGGAACAGCGACCGTTCATTGAACAGCGGCGACACGAAGGGCTTGTCCAGCCCCTGGTCGAATTCAACGTGGTAGCGCTCGATGCGCCGCACCTCGTTCTTGCTGCCCAGGATGACCGGCACGCGCTGGTGCAGGCCTTCGGGCTTGACGTCCAGCACGCCCTGGCGGCCTGTGGTGATGGCGCCGCCGGCCTGTTCCACCAGGAAGCCGATGGGGTTGGCTTCGTACATCAGGCGCAGTCGACCGGGCTTGCTGGGGTCCTTGGTGTCCTTGGGGTACATGAACACGCCGCCGCGCATCAGGATGCGGTGCACTTCCGCCACCATGCTGGCAATCCAGCGCATGTTGAAGTCGCGCGCCCGCTCGCCGGACTTGCCGGCCTGGCATTCAGTGACATAGCGGTGCACCGGTGGTTCCCAGAAGCGGGCGTTGCTGGAGTTGATGGCGAATTCGCTGGTGTCCTCGGGGATCTGCAGGTCGGGGTGGGTGAGGATGAAGTTGCCGATCTCGCGGTCCAGCGTGAAGCCGTGCGTGCCGTGGCCCACGGTCAGCACCAGCATGGTGGCGGGCCCGTAGATGGCGTAACCCGCGGCCACCTGCTGGCGGCCGGGCTGCAGGTAGTCGGCGGTCGTGGGCGCGGCGGCGGCGTCGTGGCGCAGCACCGAGAAGATGGTGCCCACCGAGACGTTCACGTCGGTGTTGCTGCTGCCGTCCAGCGGGTCGAAGACCAGCAGGAACTTGCCGCGTTCGAACTCGCCCGGCACGGCGATGGGTTCGTCGTTCTCTTCACTGGCCATGCCGGCCACCAGGCCGCCCCATTCGACGCTGCGGATCAGCGCCTCGTTGGCCAGCACGTCCAGCTTCTTCTGGGTTTCGCCCTGCACGTTTTCGGAGTCCAGCGCGCCCAGGTAGCCGCCGAGTGCCCCCTTGGCGGTCATGGCGGCGATGGCCTTCACCGCCGCGGCCACGTCCACCAGCAGGGCGCCCAGGTCGCCGGCGTCAGGGATGCCCTTCAGTTGCTGGATCAGGAACTTGGAAAGTGTGGTGCGGCCCAGGTGCATGGTGTTTCCCTCAGGAGATGTGTTGTCTTGGTGTTCAGTCGTTCTTGCCGGCCAGCGCGAACACGCGGCTGGCGCGGATGTCGCTTTCGTCCAGGGTGCACAGGCTCTCGCGCGTGAGCACCTCGTCCGGCCGCGCGAACAGGCGGCTGGCCTGGCGCAGGCGGGCGCGGTCCAGCGCGTTGCGCACACTGCGCGCATTGGCGAAATGGGGTTGGGCGATGCGCAGCTGCAGGTACTGCGCGAAGGCCTCGTTGGCGCCG encodes the following:
- a CDS encoding phosphoribulokinase (PFAM: Phosphoribulokinase / Uridine kinase family); this translates as MSTRHPVIAITGSSGAGTTTVMKSFAHIFRREGLNAQVIEGDSYHRFNRMEMREKVRLADAGEGPRISHFGPESNLLAELAQTFQTYGETGQGQVRKYVHDAEEAKTLGSDPGTFTPWLPMDAKSDLLFYEGLHGGWVGEGAGGGGAVNVARHVDLLVGVVPIINLEWIQKLHRDQNLRGYSQDAVVDTILRRMPDYVNHICPQFSRTHVNFQRVPTVDTSNPFIAKDIPSADESMVVIRFTNPKGIDFQYLRSMLDGSWMSRPNNIVVPGGKMGLAMQLIFTPMILRLMDLKRRAG
- a CDS encoding fructose-1,6-bisphosphatase (PFAM: Fructose-1-6-bisphosphatase) gives rise to the protein MHLGRTTLSKFLIQQLKGIPDAGDLGALLVDVAAAVKAIAAMTAKGALGGYLGALDSENVQGETQKKLDVLANEALIRSVEWGGLVAGMASEENDEPIAVPGEFERGKFLLVFDPLDGSSNTDVNVSVGTIFSVLRHDAAAAPTTADYLQPGRQQVAAGYAIYGPATMLVLTVGHGTHGFTLDREIGNFILTHPDLQIPEDTSEFAINSSNARFWEPPVHRYVTECQAGKSGERARDFNMRWIASMVAEVHRILMRGGVFMYPKDTKDPSKPGRLRLMYEANPIGFLVEQAGGAITTGRQGVLDVKPEGLHQRVPVILGSKNEVRRIERYHVEFDQGLDKPFVSPLFNERSLFRAQELV
- a CDS encoding transketolase (PFAM: Transketolase, thiamine diphosphate binding domain; Transketolase, C-terminal domain; Transketolase, pyrimidine binding domain~TIGRFAM: transketolase, bacterial and yeast), with product MNAPLPSMGQVPSLPLRRQMADALRVLSVDMVEAAKSGHPGAPLGMAEMATALWGHVLRHNPADPTWPDRDRFVLSNGHASALLYSLLHLSGYDLPVSELQRFRQLGSKTPGHPEVGLTPGVETTTGPLGQGLANAVGMALAERELAARFNRDGHVIVDHKTFVFLGDGCLMEGISQEAISLAGTLGLGKLVALYDDNGISIDGEVGEWFADDTPARFRACGWTVIGPLDGHDFAALDAALAQASDAAQRGESQPTLIVCRTTIGRGAGALEGTADVHGAPLGPEGTTALRARLDWPHAPFDMPVALRQAWDARERGAAQQQAWQLRFAAYAQAFPAPAAEFQRCMAGNLPAGCAADADRAIVALTEAASKPVATRRASQLALDTLAPLWPELLGGSADLTGSNLTDFKGHTKAGPRRSGNYLSYGVREFGMAAVMNGIALHGGFIPFGGTFLTFSDYSRNAIRMAALMHLRVVHVFTHDSIGLGEDGPTHQPVEHVASLRLIPHLDVWRPADTLETAVAWTESLQRRNGPSALILSRQALPALASADQRSAAQRGGYVLRDVPDPQAVIVASGSEVSLAVAAAAALADEGLAVRVVSLPCTSVFDRQPLAWRHAVLPPSLPVVAVEAGHPDGLRRYVGRDGTVIGMATFGESAPGPALMQHFGFTVDAVKNAVRAHAASTAVAA